The Rathayibacter sp. VKM Ac-2759 DNA window TCGAAGGAGGCGTTCCCGGATTGCAAGACCGTCGCTCCGCGGCCGCGCCGCAACTCGATGAGCCCGTCTTCCTGAAGGCGTGCGTAGGCCCGGAGGACCGTGTGCATGTTGACGTCGACAGCGGCCGCGAGATCGCGGGCGGATGGCAACCGCTCCCCGCTCCCGAGCTCGCCCCGCGCGATCGCA harbors:
- a CDS encoding GntR family transcriptional regulator, yielding MLITIDPAARSSLAEQIDAQIRHAIARGELGSGERLPSARDLAAAVDVNMHTVLRAYARLQEDGLIELRRGRGATVLQSGNASFERLRALVEELRDQAETLGVPLDDLLPMIKGAR